The window CAACCGGATCAAGGTAATCAAGCGACAAGGGTATGGGTTTACCAACATTACTAACTTCAGAGCCAGATTATTAGCAGCTTTCTGGCCTTAGTAATCCTTGATCACCATAAGTCCAGGAGAGCCGTCTGAGCGAGTTTGTCAAAACTATCGATCCTGCCTTAGATGCCGAAATTCAGTTGCAGTTTCAGCAGGCAGCGGCAGCCCTAGCTGAGATTCCTGCCCCAATAGAAAAAAGCCTTTGTGATCCCCAGGCTCGCGCCAAAATCACTACTGCTCAAGACCAGATTTTGCGTGCCCATGATACTTTTGCCCAACGGATTCTTCCACTTTTTCAGCAATAAAGCCAGAGACATTGCGGATCCGTGACGGCAGCCTGCTGTTGGGTAAACTCCTGGTGTTCCGATGCTGCTAGTCCCTGCTGCAGAACCGACAACACGGAAGTACAGCCCTTTGCAGCAAGGGTACGCTGGCGCGTGTATGTCTCCGACAGGCTTTCCTCACGGAACATTCCACGAATGCCAACACCCATCGTGCTATGCCTACGGCACCCTGCCGGGAACCGCACGACCCGGAGGGTCTTGGCGGCCCATAGAGCAACACTAGTCATCCAGCACAGAATTCATTCCTACATTCCTAAAGCCCTTTGGAAATGGGTTAGAGCAGCAATTGTTGGTGTAGCAAACCCGCGTTCACTTTAGGGTTGGCAGCTGACTCCGTGCTGACACATTTCAGTTTTCCAGATTATTTTGCTCAACACACCTGATTCTGGATAAGAGATATGATCTTTTAGGCTTAGAAATGCCGTTTCTGGTGAGATGAGTGACAGAGTCATAGGCTACATAGGTTTCCGTGCTGCTAACACAATATAACCAAGGTTGCTGCTGTGACGAACGAAGGTTGCTCGCATCGAAAGAATACGTCGCCGAAGAGCAGGTCTAGTGAGCATACGCCAAGCCATAGTGAGAAGTGCCAAGATACCTTCTTCTTTAAGGATGCGATAGGGATTGAGCAACATCATAGGGCCGGTATCAAGATTTTCGATGATGAGACCGGTCTCTTGGACAAGGTGCGACCATCCGTTCGTAGATAATGGGCAAGCGTTGACACGAATCGTGGCTGATAAATCACGACGGATTTCATCGATTTGTTCACCTTCAACTCGTAGTTCGTGGATAAGTAACTGACCGCCAGGCTTGAGACGATTGTAGATCCCTTTTAGAAGCGTAGCCTTTGCTGCATCAGACTGCATGGTTAGAATAGCTTCCGCTAAAACATAATCAAATTGTTGTTCCGAGATCTGCGCTATCTGTTCTAGGTGAAGGATATCTCCCTGGAAGATCTCAACTTGCTTAGCCAAACCGCTTTTGGCAATATTTGCTTCAGCACGAGCAACACTATCAGGATTTTGCTCTACTCCAACCACATGAACACCGTAACGCTTAGCCAATGAAATCGCGCTGTAGCCAAAGCTAGACGCAAATTCTAGTACAGTTTGATCGGCATGAAAATCTGCCCACTCAAGCAGCTTTTCAGTAGCGCCAAAGCCTCCTGGACGCAGAGCTTTCTTACCGGCAGCTGCCAACACTTGATGCCCAGGAGCCTTATTCATGTCCAGTTTATCGGTCATACTTGCCAGCCTCCAATGACTCACCGACGGGCTCTTCTGGAGATGCAGCAGACTAGACAAGTTAAGCAATTGGGATCCCTACCCTACTAGGCGTTACAGCCCTTTAATGCTCCGCATCCCTAAAGTGAACGTGGGTTTGCTACAACAACAGTTGTGTCCTTACCCTATTTTGAAAGAGCTAGAGTGCTCCGCACCGCTGTCGCGAAGGGGATTCCCCCGTGCTAGGTGACTAACGAAAGGGCTATAACATCCAGATCTTCCGTTGCCGTCATTTTCAATCCAGGAGAGCCTGTCGATTTTTACTCACCCTGCTCAGATATCAACCTAATCTCAGAAAACTGAAAAACTTCTGGCTCGGATCGAGTACCTTCTGAATCCTCTCGCCATATCTTCCGCTTAATAGGAATCCAATAATTCCCAAATCGCCGATATTGATCTTCGTAGACTAGCATGGAACCAAGCTTAGCTCCTGAGTTTAGATCCTGGTACTCAGCAGTATAGTGAATCGGAAGATAGCCTTCGCCGGCATCGTAAAACTTCTGCACCAGGATAGTAATGACTCGGTCATGGAAGTGGCGATGAACCATCTGAATGTGTCTATCCTTCACCCAGTAGCGATCTGTTGCCGATAAACCCTGAACCAGGACTTCAACCTTGCCATCTTCTTGGGGATCCCCGTAACTAAAGGTGTGGTTTCCATGCTCTTGATCAAAAGAATGGCGAACTCGGTGAACCATAATTTCCCACATCTGCTCTCGCACCGACTGTCGAGCTGAGTCATCCTCAATGCCCGTCACACTGATTTTCATTTGCTGATCAATACTGACTTGACCCTGAAACGAGGGCCCCTGATCACAGCCTGAGGGGCAATAGGTGACCTGTGCTTGGTAGCCGGGAAAGTACTCATCCCAGGTGTAGCGACTTTCAAAAGCTTCCCTGAAGAGGTCTTGAGCCGATAATGCTGTAGCTACCATAGTATAAACTCCTTAGTAAGAAATTTTTCTAATAAGAAGGATACCTCTAGGCTATGACTAACTGATAGCTTTTAAGGTTTTCTTAGCGGTGTGGGAAGGTTGTGCCTGTAGGGGGGGCTAGAAAAAGTGGAAGATGGCACTGTCCATGGTCTCAACTTCCCATTGGAACAGGGATCCCCTATGGCATTGGGGGGATTGGACACCTAGGGATCCGATCTAGCCACAGAGCAGAAACCAAAAGCCGTAGGGCGCTGCAGCCAACATGGAATTACTTATTAAGAATCAGTTGCATTATTAGAGCCATTTGTTAACCTAGGCTTGCCGAAAATAGGGCCGAGTTGCTTGTCAAGTGTTTTCTTGCTCAGGGCTGACCATGGTTCTCTCTCTGTTCTGGCACAGGTATCGAAGGGTGCGGATCCTGATGCTGGTGATGGGATCCCTACTGGCAGGGTGCTTTCTGGTTTCCCATAGTGGATCCCAGCCCTTGCCCCCCCGAGCAGGTGGAGAAACAACTGTCTGGAATCGCACCTCTACGGCCTACGAGCAACCTGCCCCCAACCTGTCTCCCGGCTGGGCCAGATTACACGCAATGGGAGACATTACCTTTGAGGCTCGTTTTGTAGCCGCTCCGGCTCCCGTCAATCCGGGTTTGGGGCCTGTGTTCAACAACAACTCCTGCGCCGGTTGTCATCTTAAGAATGGCCGTGGCTTAGCCGAAAAAGGACAGCGAGTGGTGCGAGTCAGCCAGCTTCAGTCCCTTGAGGAGCGGGATCCCGTCCCTAGTCCCTGGGGTTGGGAGGTGATGGCCCCGAACAGTAACACTCCTCCCGTACCCGGTATCGGCACGCAAGTCCAGGAAAAGGCGATTCGGGGTTATCGACCCGAAGCCAAAGTAGAACTGACTTGGCGGGAGCTGAAGGGCCACTATGGAGATGGAACAACGTACTCGCTTCGCTTTCCAGAAGTTAATCTCTACACTCTAGAAAGTCAGTCCATTGACAATGTTTTGCTCTCCCTACGGATCCCTCAGCCA of the Thermostichus vulcanus str. 'Rupite' genome contains:
- a CDS encoding imelysin family protein, with the protein product MSEFVKTIDPALDAEIQLQFQQAAAALAEIPAPIEKSLCDPQARAKITTAQDQILRAHDTFAQRILPLFQQ
- a CDS encoding SAM-dependent methyltransferase codes for the protein MTDKLDMNKAPGHQVLAAAGKKALRPGGFGATEKLLEWADFHADQTVLEFASSFGYSAISLAKRYGVHVVGVEQNPDSVARAEANIAKSGLAKQVEIFQGDILHLEQIAQISEQQFDYVLAEAILTMQSDAAKATLLKGIYNRLKPGGQLLIHELRVEGEQIDEIRRDLSATIRVNACPLSTNGWSHLVQETGLIIENLDTGPMMLLNPYRILKEEGILALLTMAWRMLTRPALRRRILSMRATFVRHSSNLGYIVLAARKPM
- a CDS encoding DUF3386 domain-containing protein is translated as MVATALSAQDLFREAFESRYTWDEYFPGYQAQVTYCPSGCDQGPSFQGQVSIDQQMKISVTGIEDDSARQSVREQMWEIMVHRVRHSFDQEHGNHTFSYGDPQEDGKVEVLVQGLSATDRYWVKDRHIQMVHRHFHDRVITILVQKFYDAGEGYLPIHYTAEYQDLNSGAKLGSMLVYEDQYRRFGNYWIPIKRKIWREDSEGTRSEPEVFQFSEIRLISEQGE